Genomic DNA from Corylus avellana chromosome ca4, CavTom2PMs-1.0:
TCTCGTGTTCCCACCTTTATCAGGTAAACCCTAAATCCGTGTAAAGCGTGCTTGCTCCATACGGATTAGGTAAGATTTTGGCTTTAGCGGCAAGCATTACCTAAGAGGATTCAAACCTTACACGTACAATGAGAATGCCACCAAGACTAATTCACTTACCACTTAAGCCAACTTGTTAGGTtcaatctctttctttctttaatctTTTCAATGTGGAATTTAAATCTAACTGTACGTACTTTAAACCCCACACTGCCCTCTTATgcctaagagcatctccaacaagacttttaaactaacttttaagttaaatttaacaattttggcGCTCAAGCAGACcttctaaaataacaattttcttaaaatttgctatagtgaactttcaaatatgaaagtttattgTAGCACCTTCTAAATCAACTGCTGAAGATGCTCTAAACCACGGCCGTAAGTGTTACGACTCTCAAACAACCTACAATTGTCTTTATGTTCCACAATCATAAACTCCAATTCCACGACTTAATTAAAGGCCACatcaaaattttacattttctatcgcctgtttttgtttgaattttattaaaagtagCTTAAGGACCcgtttggtttgtggaatagACTCTTGAAATAGAATGGTTATTCCTatagaatagtcattcttttgtttggtaagggtTTACTCCTAAGAATAATTATTCGCGTGAGAATCACTAATCTCTTACACACAAAAATAGttattcatttaaaaactaAGAAGAATAGCTATTCTTGAGGGAAATGAcaaggttttccaaaaaaacctttttttttttcttctcaacttatatatatatatcatgagggtggccgaccacccattGGCCACCTCcaatgggtggccagccacccacgAGGGCGTCGTGGTGGACCGGCAAGACCCTATGGGGGTGGTGCGGCTACCCCTAGGGCCATAGATTACAACCTCGATTCACATCGGGGGTGCCTGTGACCACCCCTaatggcccttggggtggccgcgaCCACCCCCAGTGCATGCtgtgggtggtcggccaccacaCATTCTAacttctaacaattttttttaaaaataaaataaaatttgtgttttggaaaaattagaaattaaattggctttttaataattttagttaaattctaattataaaatatggGTTGCTATCAAGCTAAAgaattagaataattattctattcCAACATCTTCTATTCCTAATAATacctattcattttcttaatgaaataCTCATTCTGCAAACCAAATAGAGCTTAAGAGTTAAGAGTTGTAGCGACAATTGTGCTACTAGATCCGGGATGATATTTGGATGTTAATCCAGATGGCAAATTTGGATATCCACTTGAAAATTGATAGTGGGACTCTGGGAGTTTGCCCTCAGGCCTCATCTGGATTAATTCTCAATGATCACTGATCAGGATATATACATGAGCCCATTTGGGTAAGTGAATTTGGTGTCAGAAAAAGTTGTTGGATATGTTAGGAagcaatccgatatttgaatcCTTTGAAAACTGACAATAATTGATAAGGAAGAATGGTTACAAAGAAGACATTGTGTTTGATGTTCCCACAAGTAATGTTACTCTTATTCGTAACTATGACTTCAACAGCCCTCCATTGTCGCTCGCAACTGTCTCCTCCATTGCTAGTCACCTATGACCTATATATCCACAAGTCACATaaaaaagcttatatatataggatgtTGGGCTGTTTGATTTTACTGCTGATAAGAAACAGAATATTAAGGAGCCTTTATGCACCCATCGATACAAGACATaccaaaaatatttctttaacaaaaaaaaagaaaaaaaaagggattgcTGGTTGGACTAACTGTTATCTCTTGTCATGTCGAAATTGCGAAAGAACAACAATAACTGAACATAACAAGCATAATCAAATTGTTATCTTACGGACAATTAACTACTGGTGCAGGTAGCCATTTTCGAACAAATCCAGTAATTTATAccatcttattattattttatggaGTGCCCTTCtctattttgatatatatgaatAACACCTTCTTTAACTTTAACCTTGTTCTTCCAccaatttatttaattctctCAACGCCTAAGGTTTTTGTACGTACGTAGCATTAATACtatcattttctcattttcGAAGCTTTAAATGACcagtttaattattttattttggaactACCACAATTGTACTATTCTGGTAGGTGAGAATTCGAAGTATATAATATTAAGTCTCTAGCTTGTAAGTAAGTAGCATGCACTCGCAGAACCTTTACGCTAGTCCACAAAGAATGGCTGTTTATCTGCAATACAAGTCCCGTGTTATAAATCCTCCTAGCTAACACCGAAATTACGGGCCACACATTTTAATTATCACCAAACCCTAAGCCACGTAGATGCACGCACCACCTTCTATAGCTTCACCAGGGACCACCATAATCCTAGGTAGAAGCATAGCTGATCATGCGGGGGGGTTTGAGCGGCAAACATACCAAACTCACATGTCACGTGCTAGAGTATTTAGAGTTGTTGGGGGTTCTCGAAATGCTTGGGTCAAGCACGTGATCCCCAGCTACCACCTCCCCTTCTTTTTCCATATAAAACCACTCTCTCTCCCAACTAAGGGCAAAGGCAACCAGTAGTAAAACACTGCAGCTAGCTAGCCCACCGCCATACCATACCCGCAGGGTTAAGATAGAGAAAATGGTGACCGTCGAGGAAGTCCGCAAGGCTCAAAGGGCTGAGGGCCCGGCCACGGTCATGGCCATTGGAACCGCCACTCCTCCCAACTGCGTCGAGCAGAGCACATATCCGGACTACTACTTCCGTATCACAAACAGCGAGCACAAGACAGAGCTCAAAGAGAAGTTCCAGCGCATGTGTAAGGGCTCCCGCTCGAtccatctctttctttttcttattattcgACTTCTATATATTTGTGGTTAGATATGCACGTGTTTTTCATCAACAAGGGAATAATTggtgtttgaatttttgttcataTCACGGCATATTATCACAGCATAGTTATTgttaattagaatattaattacgGTTGCAAACAAATGAATTGTAATTAAGGATTTTGTGGCTCTCTCCTCAATTAGATATGAGACATGTTAtacatttttctcttgttcttttcttatcctcttaatttttaaaatcaccattagatgtGTGGGACTCATGTGAGTCTCATACAACagcctacaaattcaatgataattttgaaagttgagagaatgaaagaagagcctgaagaagaaataaatcatttatcatatgatataaacCTCAATTGTGATCTAGTAATTAACAAATTATGATATTTGGAACAGAAACGGTAAAGTAATTTGTGTTGTGGCATGCAATATTTCAGGTGACAAATCCATGATCAAGAAGCGGTACATGTACTTGACAGAGGAGATCCTAAAGGAGCACCCAAACATATGCGCCTACATGGCACCCTCACTGGATGCTAGGCAAGACATGGTGGTGGTTGAAATACCAAAGCTAGGCAAGGAAGCAGCCGTGAAGGCCATCAAGGAATGGGGCCAGCCCAAGTCCAAGATCACCCACCTAGTCTTTTGCACCACTAGTGGCGTGGACATGCCCGGGGCCGACTTCCAGCTCACTAAGCTCTTGGGCCTTCGCCCATCCGTGAAGCGGCTCATGATGTACCAACAGGGCTGTTTCGCTGGTGGCACGGTGCTCCGCCTAGCCAAAGACCTCGCCGAGAACAACAAGGGCGCACGTGTGCTCGTCGTGTGCTCGGAGATCACCGCGGTCACGTTTCGTGGGCCTAGTGATGCCCACCTTGACAGTCTTGTGGGCCAGGCCTTGTTCGGTGATGGTGCTGCTGCAATCATAGTTGGGGCTGATCCCGTGCCCGATGTCGAGAAGCCCTTATTTGAACTAGTATCTGCGGCCCAAACAATTCTCCCCGACAGCGACGGGGCCATCGACGGCCATCTCCGTGAGGTTGGGCTTACATTCCATCTCCTAAAGGATGTTCCTGGGCTCATCTCAAAGAACATTGAGAAGAGCCTGGCTGAGGCCTTCCAGCCATTGGGCATCTCGGACTGGAACTCTCTTTTCTGGATTGCGCACCCCGGCGGCCCTGCAATCCTGGACCAAGTAGAGTCCAAATTGGGCCTCAAATCCGAAAAGTTGCGTGCCACGCGTCACGTGCTTAGCGAGTTTGGCAACATGTCAAGTGCTTGCGTGTTGTTTATTTTGGATGACATGAGGAGGAAGTCCGCCGAGAATGGGCTAAAGACCACCGGCGAGGGGCTCGAGTGGGGAGTGCTTTTTGGGTTCGGGCCTGGGCTTACCGTCGAGACTGTTGTGCTCCACAGTGTGTCTACTTAGAGAACCATCTTTTCACTTCTCGTCTTTCATTGATTTACTGTATTTTCCACTCTGATGCGTGTGCCGACATTGGTGGGTGTCTTTCATTTTCATGCTGTAGAACGCGTTATTATATCACCAAACGAAGAGAGGAACCATGTTCCAATCTTACGTTATAATGAAATAATTCATGTTCCATTTTCAGATTTTATttatacttatttattaaattcactTTATATCGATGGAGGGATagtattttaagtgattttttatgtCAATCAAAAATGAAGCCAGACTTTAGTATGGGTAGAggccaagggccaaaaaaatttagtgAGTAGAGGCCAATTGGTAAAAAAACatgtccaaaattttttttccttaatttttttttccccttgtgTTGGGGGGCCATGGCCGACATCGACCACCCCAGCTCTGTCCCTAATGTCAATCATTCAAAATATCATTACTATTTGTTTTATAGCATAAAATCTAAATCATATGTGTAATTCACTTACAATTGAGAAGGTGTTGATGACATTTGAGTAGAGGGTACGTttatttacatatattttatagtAGTGGACAAACTTACTCAATCATCCGCACGAAAGCAAAAATTGATACCAATGCTAAAATCTAAATGGTCTTCTTTGTTTATACAACGTCATAATTGATATTCTAATTTGACTTTCTTAAGGTTTATTGAGATTGCATGTGATGTGGGAAATGTACGACGAAAAAAATTGATTGCAAGTAATTAAACTTCTCATTTTTCCGTGACGTTGATAGAAGTACGTAGTTTGAATAAGCAATAGCTTTGATCTTATGCATCACTACAAAAGACAAGGGGATGGAAGATTTTTCAAGAGTTcgtatttgatttttctttctctttccccgAGAACTTACAATTAAATCTGAAAGAAATGATGGTTGAGTGCGACCATCTTTTCATTACTAGACAAATGTAGTCGCTTGTAACTTACCTTGCTATTTAATCCCTTGAAGGCTTCGCTATTCATTTGAAATTAGGCCATGGACCTATTATAAATACATATTCACTTCTTTTGGTGTTTCTCTTGTGTAATTGGGACTCCACTTATCATGaatcaaatgaaaacaattaaataaaataaatgtgaacagaatatttgtttaaaaaattcctgTCTAAACCTCTCTATGGAACAATTGTATTGGAAGATGTTACTCAAAGATTAATTtgtatcttttatatatatatatatatatatatatatatatatatatatatatatatatgataattccTTTTAGTAAATAATTCCTTTTAGATTTACTAAAATCACGATACCACTTGAGTGCATTGCCTCAATATGGTAAAGCTATTTCATATATAGAACTGTTGGTTACATTTTGATATGCTATAgatttaagggtttaaaaagtttaaaaatagctaaacttaaaaattaaaacttaaaaacttaaaaattaagattttggcaaaaaaatttttttttgacttaaaagctctatttttcaaacgcaattccaaataagccataaaaaaaaaaaaaattgcaattattaGCGTTTGCCCAATATGTAGATGCGCAAAGCTTTCAATTTCACTGTGATCTTCATTAGGGGTGTAAGTGAGCGAAACTGCTCGCAATTGAACTCGAgatcggctcgtataagctcgactcgtgctcgactcaattattaaatgagttatTCGTAAACACAAATCTttgctcgaatattaaacgataCAAGTTCGGCTCGACTCGGTTATGTTTGTGAGCAcgctcgtgtatatatatatatattaagtataaattaagtaacaaataattaatcataagtATAAGttgtagttaaaataaatagaatgaCTTAAATAACAATTGAGAAAGACAGAAATAAGGTAAGTTAGGGTAATATTGCGATTTACAAAGTTAgagggtttaaaaaaaaaaaattaaaatcttatcCGGAGCCACGTGTGTGAATGTGGATCACGTTGGGTCAACTTTGTTCTAAAATCTCAAATTTACATTCTCTATTTCTCATCCATTACGCCTCCTCCCTTTTGGCCTTTTCTCTTCAACCCGGAACGGTGGAACCCTCCTCCCATTCATGCTCGTTGACACACACATGGAGCAGAGAGAGATCATGACGGAGGAAGAGATCAAGATGCAAAGGAGAGAGAACTATCGAGAGAGATGCAAACCCATTGAGTGACGCATGATTTGGAGGATGGAAAAGTTTCGGCCATTGGGAGCAAAAGAGCTAACAATATAAGCTTCTCTTTACAATTTAGTCTTACCCATTAAGGTTTAATCGTAAAAATCATATCAATTTGTAGGATTTTGTTTAAGGCTTATTTTTGGTTTGGATGTCCCTTTGTTGGAGTTTAATGGGTATCAAGGAGTTTTGTTATTGAGTGGTTTGATAGGCCAAAGTACTCgtgctcgagctcgagctcgaactcgGCTCGACACAAACTTAAATGAGCCAAACTCGAACACTAATTTTAAGCTTGTGTCAAGCTCGAACTCGACACAAActtaaacgagccgagcccaaacaaaaaaaaagctcGCTAAGCTTGACTTGTTTACGCTCTAAATTCTTCATAATTTGTGTAGTTGTGGAGGTGGGCATGTCCCATTATTCTGTAGACTACTTTTCTCTCTGCACTCTTTTCCTCATGGCAAAGGTTAAAGTAACTTTTGGTACAATTATTCTAACAGTAATGAAGGTTTAGTTAAAAACAGTTTTAAAGGCATATTTTTCAGAGATTACCTAGCTGTGGAAGTCAATGAGACAGTTATATATGGGATAATGATTTTATTTGGAGgctcgaaaaaaaaaagttaaatctgAAAGGAATAAAGAAATTTGTTCAAAggtaaaaataatcatttggaCTGATGATATATTTTTATGCTGACAGCAAAAGTTCAAGTcaatgaaaaaacaagaaaaataattgtaacTATTCATCCTAGATTATAGCATTGGTTGTATTTTCACCATAAGCTAATCAATTTTTACCATGAACACCCagatttgagattaattttataatatctATTTATCTCATAGAGTAATTGTCATTgtctaatttcattttttaaattaaaaattaatatatggatggataaatttttctttaaattaggttgaaaaaaattattttaacacaatatattaaattgacatgtattaTTAACGATTTTCACAtacgttttaaaaaatgaatatggGAATTGTATGCTTTATTATAACATCCATATTCCATATTAGATCCTTAAATTTATAGAACaataccatttttatttttttaattttgaataatcacttttataaaatactatatatcaatttttttttttctaattactATATATCAAATTCAATAAGATATAAATGATGATATAAAGGATGAGTATAGTATCTTCTTCTTTAAAATGATGGATGGGAAAGAATCAAATGGAAGGTGATTGATTTTAAGGcttaattattgaaaatttgaaaaaaaaaaaaattggatgttTATAGAAATAAAtggggtaaagtccacttaacccctcaaactactgCTTTATTGACAATCTACcatctcaaactatcaattacgacaatttaccccccaaactatcaaaacagtGACAATATACCCCtcaatgctaacaaaatgatgaaattacccctataaaatttttaataagacagaaatacccttaaatttttgaaaaataaataaattttaatatttttatttttattttagtaaggacaatttcatcattttgttaaaattcgGAGTACATTATCAtcgttttggtagtttgggaagtaaattgtcgcaattgatagttttgggggtaaattatcattgatgttgtagtttgagggggttaaataAACTTTACCCAAATAAATATGGATGCCCTTAAAAATGTATGTTAGAATTACATGTTCTAGAAATACATATCAGTTTAACAGATTGGACGGTGAGTGGTGTCGACCCATTCATTATGTactattaattttcaattttgaattcaatttaacCTTATACAActctaaaattaatatttaattaagataCCAATTTTAAAAGTGTATAGGTTAAGGTGGAGATTgtaaataacataataattaagagtgaagaaatataaaaataataaatcgaGAAATAATATATGGTCAAATTAAGTAGCAAGTATCGCGCTGTGTTAGTGATATGCTAGCTTGGACTCATTATGGTAAAGGGCATTAGCATAATCATGTTGAGTGATTGAGGACAAACCTCGCTCAGCTGTCTCTCAAAGCTAAGCTCCTGCTGGATTACAATCATAGAGTGACGAGAAACATGGACGGGTCACACTGCAACTGCTATTGGTTTCGGAAAAACTGTTATTTGtcgttgtcttttttttttttttttaatattttaaaaaattaataataagatCGGTAGGATTTACACTGGTGAAACTTGAAAGAAATGATTTAAATGTGCGAGACTTACaaattcaattattaatttaaaaattatatatttagacTTTGTCCCATATTGATTTTActattaaacaaaatatataaacgataaaataaattaattttcttatccAAGAGaacccaaaagaagaaaaaacacagAGGAGGGACTCTCagtctctctcttttccttccCATGGTAGCAATGCTCAATGTCTTTTATGTATTCTCTTCCGGTTTTCATTTTTGGTggttttattttagatttagatctatatttagttttttatacTCAAATCTACTCATCCTAGCCGGCTTCCCCGGTTTTCACCAAGTTGTGCCGATCAACCAACGGAGTCTGATGTGGCAGAGAGTGGTTCTCACGCTCCAAGGCGTGTCTTTTCAGGAACGTCTACGATGCTGTGTTCTCTTGCTGCTCTTATGGTGGTACTTTtactgtttttagtttttttttgctttgatttttatttttgatctttttgtccTAACCTTTGGGTTGATAACATGTGTTTTATCATGACTTTTGAGTCGATGAAGAATAGATCAGTATGGTGGATTATCTCTAACGGTCAAAAAATAAGATTTGGTAAAATAAGCTACTTATATCTTAGATCTAATCTACTCGaaacaaatttatttcataACTGAAATTATATATGAAGTTATCAGAAGTTGATGTCATAGACATAAATAGTATTTGTCTTTAAAAATTTCTGattgtatttttgaaacttttattTCTGATTGTATTATGACTTTGTGATTTCATAACttttagttatattatatgatattgaaaatgttatgttttttatctttttttttttaaaaaaaaaaaattatataataataataataattaatttgcaattttaaatgGTTGTACTGGTTTTATATtccattagcggcgacattaaATTCTCTCACACTGGTATCTAAATTTTGGTTGGCCTTAATGAGATCCACACCTTTTCTGCAACGGTTGCCAAAAATGTCTAATCACATTCACTTCCATGagcttgattttgttttccttttaacaAAGCAATATCCAAATATATACAAGATATTTTAGAAGgtaagaaattttctccaaaccattataaagaaaatatcttctaatctatttaaaatagagaaaatgttAAGTATCCTTATAATATTCtagattgattttaaaaaaattttctgtcCATTTTAAAATCCAATCCCCCTCCTCTACAATCTCAACTAAGCTTAAATGGAAacttttacaattatttagAGAAACGAATAGAATTTGTAAccagaaacaaaagaaaaagaatttgataGAAAGTAATGAGGAAACCCTTCAAATCCCGTTTTTTAATAACTTGTTGTttgaattattagtaatttgaaGAGTAAATAAGATTAGAGTTACTATATAGAGTTCATTGAGTCGAACAATTAAGCAAGCAATCCATAACTTGTTTGGATAAGTGGACCACTTTTTCATATTTGTTGTCCGAATTACAAGTAATTCGAATAacaaaattgctaaaaattttttgacacatACAAGTACCCAATTGAGGCAATATTAGATAAtgttaagagaaatgttacaatAACTTCTAATGAAAATTACTgttagatttaaaatttaatagtgattcatttcaaatctaatggtgattgAGAAGAAATTGAGATCCCCTTCAATTGAGGAGAAATTGAAGATTCtctaattgttaatcgtgacacttcattttaaattcaatggtctataaaatgcgAGTGGTTTTTCTATAATCGATGCATTAAATGCTGGCTTTTATTTTACCaaagtttaaatgattttatagaccattggatttaaaatgaagggccgTGATTAATAATTAGAAAATCTCTAATTTCTTCCCAATTTGAGGAGATCCATATCCGATTGAGAGTATGTATAGCAtttatttaatgttatttttaatttatagggaaaaatacaacTTTTATTTGTTACCATAATTGAATTAGGGATTTTGGCTCTAAATATGGGATGGAAGTAACCGACAACGTCATCAATGTCAATAGATTCCATGTAGTCATGCACATTAAAATGTGGAATGAcaataaaaactcatgaaaaccCAGAATGGGGAAAATTAAAATGGGATGGTTGGGAATGTGCTATTTAGGGTTTCtcatttaaaaagaagaaaagcagatGAGATTCATTAAAAAGGGAATTCTTAGTTACCATATGCTTCTTTCTCTAGAGAAATTGTTACCTCAGTTACCATATCAATCTTTATTTCATCATAACAATAAAGCCCTCTCTTGTTTTCAACCTATTCCAAAAATAAGCACATTCAAGATATAAAGAAAGGGAAATATTATGTGCTATTTTGGTGTCCTCCTGATCttatatagatattattttctaaaattcaagtgagagaaataaggaaaaTGCTATGCTTGCTCCTGGTCTTAATCCTGGTGGGTTCAGATTCGGGTCGGATCTTACCATGACAGACTGTTTGATGGTATATACTCACTGGCCTAGGAATCCTACTGTTCAATAACGGTCCTTAAGACTCCAGCAGCTTCtcaattaataagaaaaaaaaactcctaaTCTTGGACctacttaaaattaattaatatatattccagtttaaaaaattgaagactTTAACAGCGTTATCTGAGTAACCATACTTGTCTTTGGTTATTTGACTGATCAAATtagaattaattatattatattaaaaaaagaaaagaaaaggaaattggaAAGCAGGTTCCCTCTTTTCTGGGTCACATGATGCATTCCTATTTTGGACCTTCtgcctctctttctctttcatctgTGTCTTATCTTTGTTGttcaaaaaggttaaaaaaaaaaaagaaaagaaaaaagtgaaaaatgagACCTTTCTTGCTATTTCTCCTGCACTCATAATCTTCGAATTACACACTCCCCATCCTCTTATGTGCTGTAAACTCTGcaggtaaaaaaaagaaatgttaatGTATGAGTTGCGCACTTGATTCCCTTTTTGTGTTTGATCCTTTTTCAATATAAACTGTTTGTGCAAGCTTTGCTTGGATGGTGGGGTTTTGTTCCTTTCTTGTATTCCTTTCGTGATTCTGGgttcttttccatttctttatCAGATTCCTCCACTCTTGTTATcctttttcccttaatttttatttttggaaattttagaattttgtttCAAACACCCACATGCATGTTCTTGGGTTTGTCTGATCTGGATTGGATCACAAGGATCTTTTGTTCTTTATCAACTtgtacagagagagagagagagagagagagaggggacaGGTGGTGGGGTTGAGTGCCTGAGGCTCTTTTGGTGTGCAATCTTGGTCTTGGACCCTTGGTCTTTTGGAGGGTTACAGAAGAAGcaaaagaaggagaaggagaaggagaaggtgaGATTTCTTGGCCTCTTGGATCCTTGCTTTGGGCCCACCCCGGATCCTTTTCTTCTGTCTCTGATTGGTGTCGAAACTGTGTCTTAGATGCTGTTCTCTTGTGCCATTTGGGtataattttgaatttggtCTAATTCATTTCTGGGAAAGA
This window encodes:
- the LOC132177445 gene encoding chalcone synthase; the encoded protein is MVTVEEVRKAQRAEGPATVMAIGTATPPNCVEQSTYPDYYFRITNSEHKTELKEKFQRMCDKSMIKKRYMYLTEEILKEHPNICAYMAPSLDARQDMVVVEIPKLGKEAAVKAIKEWGQPKSKITHLVFCTTSGVDMPGADFQLTKLLGLRPSVKRLMMYQQGCFAGGTVLRLAKDLAENNKGARVLVVCSEITAVTFRGPSDAHLDSLVGQALFGDGAAAIIVGADPVPDVEKPLFELVSAAQTILPDSDGAIDGHLREVGLTFHLLKDVPGLISKNIEKSLAEAFQPLGISDWNSLFWIAHPGGPAILDQVESKLGLKSEKLRATRHVLSEFGNMSSACVLFILDDMRRKSAENGLKTTGEGLEWGVLFGFGPGLTVETVVLHSVST